A region of the Methyloprofundus sedimenti genome:
GCCTTAATATCAGTTTTTTATAAAAAACCGACTTCGTCATTCCTGCTAGCAACATGCAGGAATGATGAGCGAGCTTGAATATGGCTGAGGGTTATGGGTAATCAGGTAGTTTTTAGTTAACTGTTCAGATTACACTCATTCATTCCTTTATTGGAAGAGGGTTAGGGCAGTGACATTTTTTTAATATCCGGATATGGAGGAACGAAAGCTGGAAAATGATAGTGTGTACCATACTGAAGTGATTAAGGAGGCTGACCAATTGCCTTGTTCATGCCCGACTTCAGTAAATATAGATGTAGCAAATTTATACTACTCGTTTACAAAAATGGTACGTCCTCTTTTAGTTGTTGAAATCGGGTGTTTTAATGGTTTTTCCACATTGCATTTTGCACAGGCACATAGAGAGCAGGGGTTTGGTAGGATTGTTTCAAGAGATGCTTTTGATTGGGACGTTGGCGCTGGTAAAGGGGGCAGAACAGGCAGTAGGTGTTGTTTTAAAATATTTTTTACGCGGAACTTTGATTAATTTAACTTTATATTATATTATTTCATTAAAAAAGCATTCTCAGTGCTTGAATATTGTTGATATATTATATAGCTAGAACAATAAATTGCAGTTTTCCCCAAATGTCTCATTGATGTGAAAAAGACATGCATACTTAATTTCCTGGTGCCGATTTATGAAAAATCACAGCGTTATTTCCGTTCCTGTTGTAAAAGAGCAGATCGGCATTATTTTATTTGCTTTACTTGCACTTTTTTTTAGCGGCGTAAGCCTGGGCGGTGTCAGAGACGATACTAATGACCGGCATAAATTGCGAAATTTTGACCACAGGATTAGGCACAATGCGGGTTTTGAGAGAAAGCCGGGGCCTGAGCAGGTTAACGTTCAAAAACGACTTCAACGTATGTACCCTGAATTAAAAGTCAGATTTGACAAATGGACTGGCGTCGCCCGAACAGTTATCAACCCATCCGGGCACCTATCTGAAGTCGGCGCGGACCCCGTTGGCTCAGTCCAGTCTTTTCTCAGCGACAACCATCCCCTGTTCGGTTTGACACTAGACGATTTCAGCGGATACCAGGTGCGTAACCAGGTGTTTTCAAAATTCACGGGCGCGACCCATATTTATCTGCAGCAGAATTTTGAAGGAATTCCTGTTTTCAACGGCCAATTCAATGTCAGCATTGACCGAAATCAACGCATAATGATTGCCAACAATGATTTTGTTTCCAACCTCAGAGGCGCGGTCAACACCATTTGGCCGAGGATCAATGTGCGGAATGCCATAAGGTTGGCAGCCTTTAATCTTGGCGTTGATGCACCCGGCGCGATCAAAATACAGCGCGCCAAAAACAGCCAGAATCAACTGGTGCGCGCCAATTATCCGACTCTATCGCAACAGGAAATCACAGCCCAGTTGAAATTGCTGCCTATCCGTGATCGGGAAACCCGTCTAGTTTGGAATATCGTCACATACGGTCCTGACGATACCGATTTGTATGAGTTTAATATCGATGCCGTAACCGGTGAGGTCTGGACCCGTTTCGACCTGACCAACAACGCTCAGTTCCAGGTGTATGAACAACCTGCCGAAAGTCCCAATCACGTTGTCAGCCCGCTGACTTTACCACCCGGGGACGGGCGTAGTTTTGTCATCGACCCCGAAAGCATTACGGCATCACCATCGGGATGGTTTGACAACAGCACAGGCATCATGAAGGGAAACAATGTCCATGCCTGTATTAATGCAGATACCAATAATACGTGTGATAATTCTGAGCCGACCTGTAATGTAAGCGATCCATTATCTTTTTTATGTGATTTCACAATTAATCTATCGGCTGCACCATCAAACTCCCGACCGGCCGCAGTTACCAATCTATTCTACTGGAACAATTTGATCCACGATATTCATTACATGTATGGTTTTGACGAACAGGCGGGCAATTTCCAGGAAAACAATTTTAGTAATGGCGGCTCAGGCGGTGATTCAGTCGAAGCACATGCCCAGGACGGCTCAGGAAGCTGCAACGCAAGATTCACCACGCCATCTGACGGCTCTAATCCGAAAAT
Encoded here:
- a CDS encoding class I SAM-dependent methyltransferase, whose product is MEERKLENDSVYHTEVIKEADQLPCSCPTSVNIDVANLYYSFTKMVRPLLVVEIGCFNGFSTLHFAQAHREQGFGRIVSRDAFDWDVGAGKGGRTGSRCCFKIFFTRNFD